Proteins encoded by one window of Cloeon dipterum chromosome 2, ieCloDipt1.1, whole genome shotgun sequence:
- the LOC135937443 gene encoding uncharacterized protein LOC135937443, which produces MGTTNRRMALFTLKVLKKHGDLIFITICAIFLLKYVWRNVSDGPDAPISPEEMEQMDRLFDTDEELIQFTKSRVLIQPSSRSVPYNLENESEKDNSKNQVASTIHTILGRMKNGFFVECGVWDGERDSNTLMLEKRYNWTGLLVEGSPTESKIIKTKNRKAWLAPVCMSTSTSSMIVSFMDNSYAGRIIGPQGMNLPGMSHVSFVSQLCIPFNTLMAALNQTTIDYFSLDVEGHELEILSTIDFERFFIRTMTVEYTQSADRLDEILELMDENGFKLHSKNSLDFIFVNKKNKNTPP; this is translated from the exons ATGGGCACGACGAACAGAAGGATGGCCCTCTTTACACTCAAAGTACTGAAGAAACAcggggatttaatttttataactatttgtgcaatttttctaCTAAAATATGTGTGGCGCAACGTTTCAGACGGTCCTGATGCTCCAATTTCTCCTGAAGAGA TGGAGCAAATGGATAGACTTTTCGACACTGACGAAGAATTGATTCAATTCACGAAATCGAGGGTTTTAATTCAGCCAAGCAGCCGCAGCGTTCCGTACAACCTGGAGAACGAGTCCGAGAAGGATAACTCAAAAAACCAAGTTGCTTCCACTATTCACACAATATTAGGAAGaatg AAAAACGGATTCTTCGTCGAGTGCGGTGTTTGGGACGGTGAAAGAGACTCAAACACATTGATGCTGGAGAAACGCTACAACTGGACTGGCCTGCTGGTGGAAGGGTCGCCGACCgagtcaaaaataataaaaaccaagAACAGGAAAGCGTGGCTCGCGCCGGTGTGCATGAGCACCAGCACTTCTTCCATGAtt gtttcCTTCATGGATAATTCTTACGCGGGACGCATCATCGGTCCTCAGGGAATGAATTTACCTGGCATGTCGCACGTGTCATTTGTCTCCCAGCTGTGCATTCCCTTCAACACCCTGATGGCCGCCCTGAACCAAACAACAATCGACTACTTCAGCCTTGACGTGGAGGGACACGAACTGGAAATATTGAGCACCATCGATTTTGAACGCTTCTTCATCAGG acaATGACAGTTGAGTACACGCAGTCAGCTGATCGACTGGACGAAATCCTTGAACTGATGGATGAAAACGGGTTCAAACTGCACTCAAAAAATTcactagattttatttttgtcaataagaaaaataaaaacaccccaccttga
- the LOC135937444 gene encoding uncharacterized protein LOC135937444: MVGILDTDDKLVQFTKSRVLIEPSSRSVPYNLEEKNWMDNSVNQVASTIHSLLGQMKNGFFVECGVWDGEKQSNSLMLEKYYNWTGLLVEGSPTESKKILTKNRKAWVAPVCMSTNNTSMIVSFLDNKFAGRIYGPQGMKKSDVVTQLCIPFNTLMLALNQTTIDYFSLDVEGDELEILSTIDFERFFIRTMTVEHTLSTNKLVDIIKLMERNGFKLESTYDLDFIFVNKKNNTMKD; encoded by the exons ATGGTTGGAATTCTGGACACTGATGACAAGTTAGTGCAGTTCACCAAGTCGCGGGTTTTGATTGAGCCAAGCAGCCGCAGTGTTCCATACAATCTGGAGGAGAAGAACTGGATGGACAACTCTGTAAACCAAGTTGCCTCCACGATCCATTCACTCTTAGGCCAAATG aaaaacggGTTCTTTGTCGAGTGCGGAGTGTGGGACGGtgaaaaacaatcaaactCTCTGATGCTGGAGAAATACTACAACTGGACTGGCTTGCTGGTGGAAGGGTCGCCAACCGAGTCAAAAAAGATCTTGACCAAAAATCGAAAAGCGTGGGTGGCTCCAGTGTGCATGAGCACTAATAACACTTCCatgatt gtttcCTTTCTGGACAACAAGTTCGCTGGACGAATCTATGGTCCGCAGGGGATGAAGAAGTCGGACGTTGTTACGCAACTCTGCATTCCCTTCAACACCCTGATGCTTGCCCTGAACCAAACAACAATCGACTATTTCAGTCTGGACGTTGAGGGAGACGAATTGGAAATATTGAGCACCATCGATTTTGAACGCTTCTTCATCAGG ACGATGACAGTTGAGCACACACTGTCGACGAATAAGCTGgttgatataattaaattgatggaAAGAAACGGGTTTAAATTGGAATCGACATATGatctggattttatttttgttaataagaaaaataatacaatgaaagattaa
- the LOC135936219 gene encoding high mobility group nucleosome-binding domain-containing protein 5-like, protein MRAFKMRFKTAIGVSLLATAATLYIWYRFSQPSDDLVPTTDEPEPLAAKQEQIVDFDFNSEGGNSAVKKNSLEQIDPGTFYVETKKEDGGENKEGGEGDEKGDKVEEEEKEDDEDQVEGKKDEAGNEVEETEKDDNDKQEEENTQTQENTTKQQEVNLKNDGSVNKEQQESEKAEQKVEETKNNTENVDKNKNATHLDLVADQKIENDDKEQVEYHDQTLNNIKNAEDHVEIDEQKAESSVDFKLKFGKMKKKENEDQTKFMKIGDKVKDPQLVSDDEKNVPESAEKAQVPTTTQGKIVEEEVQKSVDANPSVDEKSESNFVDYKDMDSLGTSFNKLEAAGKEENQPADKKIEEKTQELKQKFKILKRKLDTS, encoded by the exons ATGCGAGCGTTTAAAATGCGTTTTAAAACTGCGATTGGCGTTTCTTTGCTGGCCACTGCGGCCACCCTGTACATTTGGTACAGGTTTTCCCAACCTTCAGATGACCTGGTTCCAACCACTGATGAac CTGAACCCCTAGCGGCCAAACAAGAACAAATTGTGGATTTTGATTTCAACTCTGAGGGTGGAAATTCAGCGGTGAAAAAGAACAGCCTCGAGCAAATCGACCCTGGTACTTTCTATGTGGAAACTAAGAAGGAGGATGGAGGGGAGAACAAGGAAGGTGGAGAGGGGGATGAGAAAGGTGACAAAgttgaagaagaagaaaaggagGACGATGAGGATCAGGTAGAGGGTAAAAAGGACGAAGCTGGAAATGAAGTGGAAGAAACAGAAAAAGATGACAATGACAAACAGGAAGAAGAAAATACTCAAACACAAGAAAACACTACCAAACAACAAGAagtaaacttaaaaaatgatgGAAGCGTCAATAAAGAGCAACAAGAATCAGAAAAGGCTGAACAGAAAGTTgaagaaactaaaaataacacagaaaatgttgataaaaacaaaaatgcaacacATTTAGATCTTGTCGCcgatcaaaaaattgaaaatgatgatAAAGAACAGGTAGAATACCATGACCAAACATTgaacaacataaaaaatgctgaAGATCACGTAGAAATTGATGAACAAAAAGCAGAATCCAGTGTcgattttaaactaaaattcgggaaaatgaagaaaaaagagaacgaggaccaaacaaaatttatgaaaattggaGATAAAGTCAAAGACCCTCAGCTAGTCTCAGACGACGAGAAAAATGTACCGGAATCAGCAGAGAAGGCTCAAGTGCCAACAACTACACAAGGAAAGATTGTCGAGGAGGAAGTCCAGAAATCGGTCGACGCAAACCCATCAGTTGATGAGAAATCAGAGAGTAATTTTGTGGACTACAAAGATATGGACAGCTTAGGaacaagttttaataaattagaagcggctggaaaagaagaaaatcagCCAGCTGATAAAAAGATTGAAGAGAAAACTCAAGAATTGaagcagaaatttaaaattctcaaaagaAAACTCGATACCTCTTAA